The Rhododendron vialii isolate Sample 1 chromosome 6a, ASM3025357v1 genome includes a window with the following:
- the LOC131328696 gene encoding uncharacterized protein LOC131328696, whose protein sequence is MQEACRKDVERAFGVLQARWAIVRGPVRFWNEEDLGCIMKTCVILHNMIIEDQRDHDASDEITELLSSNPIQVSRDITPALVDFFKNNRRIRSNEAHHSLRNDLIEHLWARNGDEE, encoded by the coding sequence ATGCAGGAGGCATGTCGCAAAGATGTTGAAAGGGCATTTGGCGTACTCCAAGCACGCTGGGCAATTGTGAGAGGACCGGTCCGATTCTGGAATGAGGAGGATCTAGGCTGcatcatgaaaacatgtgtCATTTTGCATAACATGATAATTGAAGACCAACGTGATCACGATGCTAGTGATGAAATTACTGAACTTCTTTCTTCCAACCCAATTCAAGTATCAAGAGATATCACTCCTgcattggttgatttctttaaaaataaccGCAGGATTCGATCAAATGAGGCACATCATTCGCTCCGCAATGATCTTATTGAACACCTATGGGCCCGTAATGGAGATGAAGAATGA
- the LOC131329481 gene encoding probable glutathione S-transferase — MADEVILLGFWSSPFVMRVKIALAEKGVECESREENLRDKSPLLLEMNPVKKQIPVLIHNGKPVCESMIIVQYIDEVWKDKSALLPSDPYKRAQARFWSDFVDNKIYSLGKQLWLSTGEDQEAAKSELIECFKLLEGELGDKPYFGGETFGLVDVSLIPFSCWFYGYEQWGKISMEKECPKLVDWAHRCMKKESVSKSIPDQHKVYDFLTEIRMKIGSK, encoded by the exons ATGGCGGACGAAGTGATTCTATTGGGGTTCTGGAGCAGCCCTTTTGTGATGAGGGTGAAAATAGCTTTGGCTGAAAAAGGGGTAGAGTGTGAGTCTAGAGAAGAGAACCTGAGGGACAAGAGTCCTCTGTTACTGGAAATGAACCCTGTTAAGAAGCAAATCCCAGTTTTGATACACAACGGAAAGCCCGTATGCGAGTCAATGATTATTGTTCAGTACATTGATGAAGTGTGGAAGGACAAATCTGCTCTATTGCCGTCTGATCCTTACAAGCGAGCGCAAGCCAGGTTCTGGTCTGATTTCGTGGACAACAAG ATATATAGCCTTGGGAAACAACTATGGTTATCAACAGGTGAAGACCAAGAAGCTGCCAAGAGTGAGCTCATAGAATGCTTCAAGCTATTGGAAGGGGAGTTGGGAGACAAGCCATACTTTGGGGGTGAGACTTTTGGCCTAGTAGATGTGTCACTAATCCCATTCTCCTGTTGGTTCTATGGGTATGAGCAGTGGGGAAAAATTAGCATGGAGAAAGAGTGCCCGAAACTAGTTGATTGGGCTCATAGGTGcatgaaaaaagagagtgtgtcAAAGTCTATCCCTGATCAGCACAAGGTTTATGACTTCCTCACTGAGATAAGGATGAAGATTGGTTCTAAGTAG